In the genome of Brachypodium distachyon strain Bd21 chromosome 3, Brachypodium_distachyon_v3.0, whole genome shotgun sequence, the window AAGTCGGCATGCCCGCGGGCCTACAGCTACGCCTACGACGACGGCAGCAGCCTCTTCACCTGCAACGCCATCGACTACACCATCGCCTTCTGCATCCCTCCCACTGGGTAATCCAAagtcctttcttttcttggctttgacataaaaaaaaatgcatgccaGCTAGTAATAAACACGCTTTCATCAAATCTTTGCCAAAGTTCATCAGTTAACAAGTATGTATGTACAACTCAATTTCTGGGCTTGGAAGTACAGAAGATTTGATGAATATCTTGTGGTTAATTTTGCATAGGGGCGGCACTCAGCTCGGCGCGCCAGCCAATGGACAGGGCAACCCTGGTAATGCTAACCTTGCTCCTCCTGCTGGCAGCAATGGTGCTGGAAGCGCCTACCAGCCGCCATCGACAGGCAATGACGGTGGCGGAAGTGCTTACCAGCGACCCCCAACAGGCAATGTTGACCCTGGAAGTGTCTACCAGCCACCGCCAACAGGCAACAATGGCCTTGGAAGTGTCTACCAGCCACCACCACTAGCAGGTAACAATGGCGCTGGAAGCGCCTACCAGCCACTTCCGTCAGGCAACAATCCGACAAGCAACAATGGCCTCGGAACAGAACTCGGAAGTGCCTACCTACCGCCCCTGACCGGAAACAATGGCGTTAGAAGCACCTACCAGCCTTGGAAGATGCCATCGTCGGCGAGCACTCGATACAACCAGCTATGGTTTCTGCTACCTGCAGCGCTCTTGTTCCTTGTATGATCACTCTCCATGAAAAGACAGGTACTGCTTTGTGTCGAGTCCTTCGAGCTTTTGAAGATTTGAAGAACGGACAACCACAAACTAACAGATGAATGCTGGACAGAGGATTGGGTGATCAGAGGCGTGGAAGGGAGAAGGTACATTCAAGCAGAGATCTTGTAGGAGTTCCTGACAGAGTGACAGTAGTTACAACTCAACGATTATTAACATTGTAAAATTAGTCTCGGTAATATCTAGTAAGTACTTGTTCTTTCATGTAGATTATCTACTGGTTCATCAGTGGAAGGATGTAAatatgggttcttttatgtagATTATCAAAGATAACCTCTAGTATAAATTGTGCACTCATTTGAACCATCAAGGAAATGCCATGCTCTGATTTTGTAGGGTTAGTAAATCTTATGAATTCTACCACAGATGAGGGCTTGCGTTCTCATTTTCCCTAGAAGTTTTTTGATATTTCGAGCTGAAAAACCCTATCAAATTTTGTACAGAAATCTTGTCCAAGAAACTTGAGCAGCACACAAACAAGCAAAAGAAGCAACTAAAACATGTAAAGAATCATCAGCTTTATTATTAtataacaacaacaacaacatctGTTACAGGTAATCTCTAGCTACTGTCATGAAGAAGGGACAATAATAGGAGCTGGACGCACTGATTTATCCAATGGCCAGCACTCCCAGCTTCCATTCTTGTCCTGAGACAGTGAGAAGTGCTTGGGCATCCACACCTCCCCCTTCTCATTCCTCTCCTTCTCAAGCTTCCTAGCTGTGTCCTCGACGCGACGCTTCGCCTCGCTAGCTTTCTCCCAATCTTTTGCCAGGATAGCTTCGCTGACCTCGCCCCAGACCAATGCCGATTCCGAAGGTGACAACCCCTGCCACATTATCATCACAATTCGTGAGTGCTACCCTTCTCAATTCTGGAAGTGCATAATATCATAAGACTCATCATTTGATCACCATATACAGAGAGTGAAAAATTTACCTCTTGATCTTTAACCTCTGGCGTGGTGAGGTTACCAATGGCGCTCTTCGCATCGTAGAGAACCGAGACCTCCCCGCTGCCAACATCCTTGAGCGAGACGGTCCTGTCCCAGTGGCCATCGATCTCGCAGACCGTGTCCTGCGGGCTCGATGAACagaacactttgccctttatGCACCTCGCATCGCCTCCCAGCCCCAGGAACGAGTGGCTCCGGTAGTAGCACAGCTCGGCCTCGAGACCGGAGTCCTTGCAGGCGATCCTGACAGTCCCGGACCACTCGACGGATGGCGCAGGCAGTAGCCTTATGAGCAGGTTGGGACAGTCCACCTCATATGTCTCATTGAACTTCAGAAGCTTCACTTGCCTCTTGCCTTTCACTGTTGCCTCTATGCTGGCGCCTTCAGAAAACAAGGTGCAGGAGTTCAGAGGAAATTGTGTTGTTTCGATCAAGAGCAATGTCATTGCTGAAACTATTGGGCGGGAAAATGGTTGTTCGATCTGGTGTGGCCTACCATTGAATTTTGGATTTGGAATTTGGCACCAGAGGAGCTCGACGTTCCCGCCATCATCGGTCGCATGAAGCGCGGAGACCGGGGGATGATGAGACACCTGAAAATGTCAAATGccatataaaaaaattcactTAGTTTGGGAACAAGAAGGAAACATGCTTTTTCAGAATGTTCAGAGACTGAAAAAggagtgatcttgccaagcTTGGGGTGTAACCTGCTCAAGGAGGACATGGAGTGACCCTCTGGAGACATGGTGGGTCTCCCCGAGGACAGGGTTGTAAGGAGCGAAGCCGAAGATGGGCGGCCTAGTCGTCGAGATGCTCCACGCGACGACCGCCGTGAGCCGCTCGAGGCTGTCCTTGCCTGTGGCGCAGCGGCTCAGATGGTCGTCGCCGGTGCAGTAGACGCCTTCGCCGTACAGCTGGAGCTGCGACTTGGGCAGGTTGAACGTGGCCGGCAGCTGCAAAATGTTCagagattttattttactttcaTCACCAGAGCCCCCGTTCTTGTCTGTCAAATACAGTATATTTGAACGCTTTTGGTTTCTGAAATTCGGATGCAGAGATAATGTGGTGACCGTCCATCCATGTGACACTTTTCGAGGGCAGAGATGATTTGTTAGTATACAAACGAAAGAACAGTTGTGAATTTGTATGGGTTGACCAGTGAATTAGGTGCCTGCAAAGGGCATAACCGATCATTATTGTTATGATTGATCATCACCACACCACTAACCCATGATATATATCTCGGGCTGTCGAGAACACCATTTGTGGTCAAATGCAATGAAGCAATCACACCAACTCAATAATTATTCTTTTCAGATTCGTGCGGAAATTGAAGCCTGTTTTGTTTGCTTATTAACTGAAACCCCACCTACTAAACTCTCCCATAAAACAAGTACAGAACCTGCTAATCAACTGTATTATTATACTGTACTACTAGTACAGGCAGCCCCCTGAATTATGCCGGTTTCAGGGCGCCTAGTGCTGCACCTGAAACCTTGAGCTCAGTAAACTAAGTAAATTTTGGCTCTCGAGATCGCATCGACCGAGACACACCCACGAGGCTGATGATCTGAGCAGTTACTAGTTTTCTTGAGTTAAATTTTACCTGGAAGTGCGAGAGATCGGAGCCCGGGCGCACGTTGCGGAAGAGGCTGAGCACCCGCTGCACGAGGTTGGCCGGTcggagctccgccgccagcccgcCTTCCAGTGACAGCGGCGCCGTCagcaccgccgtcgccgttgaTGATAATGTCGCCTCCGCGTCCACCATTGCGGGCTCGCCCTCTGACTCAAcctgcatgcatacatgcattgAATTAATACAGTCAATCATCAACAGCACTATACTAGTGCTATATTAGCAACCAAGAAAGCTCCGATCAACAGAGGAGTACTAGTTTAGCAGCAATtgaaataaacaaaacaaaacagtaGCAATTGAAATAAACAAAACAGTAGAGTAGTAGCAACCAAGGAAGCTCCGCtcgctcgtcgtcgtcgtcgtccccaTGGTGCCATGTTTTATGCTCTTGCTAGATTCAGGTCAGACCGTCAGATGGTCTCGTTTGCTTGGAGTCGAAGGGGATGAGCTAGGGGAGGAGGTTCCAATGAAAATTCTGGTCCGTCCGCGTGAATTGACCAGGAGAAATGGAAATGAAACCCAACCACCAAATTAACAAAACCAAACCCGTGTGGTCTATATGCAACGAAATAAACGAACGAATATCTGAGGCAGGTAGTATATGTGTGTGCTTTAAAGGAAGGTGAGAAAGAAAAAGTCA includes:
- the LOC100834123 gene encoding oxysterol-binding protein-related protein 4C isoform X1; the encoded protein is MAPWGRRRRRASGASLVESEGEPAMVDAEATLSSTATAVLTAPLSLEGGLAAELRPANLVQRVLSLFRNVRPGSDLSHFQLPATFNLPKSQLQLYGEGVYCTGDDHLSRCATGKDSLERLTAVVAWSISTTRPPIFGFAPYNPVLGETHHVSRGSLHVLLEQVSHHPPVSALHATDDGGNVELLWCQIPNPKFNGASIEATVKGKRQVKLLKFNETYEVDCPNLLIRLLPAPSVEWSGTVRIACKDSGLEAELCYYRSHSFLGLGGDARCIKGKVFCSSSPQDTVCEIDGHWDRTVSLKDVGSGEVSVLYDAKSAIGNLTTPEVKDQEGLSPSESALVWGEVSEAILAKDWEKASEAKRRVEDTARKLEKERNEKGEVWMPKHFSLSQDKNGSWECWPLDKSVRPAPIIVPSS
- the LOC100834123 gene encoding oxysterol-binding protein-related protein 4C isoform X2, translated to MVESEGEPAMVDAEATLSSTATAVLTAPLSLEGGLAAELRPANLVQRVLSLFRNVRPGSDLSHFQLPATFNLPKSQLQLYGEGVYCTGDDHLSRCATGKDSLERLTAVVAWSISTTRPPIFGFAPYNPVLGETHHVSRGSLHVLLEQVSHHPPVSALHATDDGGNVELLWCQIPNPKFNGASIEATVKGKRQVKLLKFNETYEVDCPNLLIRLLPAPSVEWSGTVRIACKDSGLEAELCYYRSHSFLGLGGDARCIKGKVFCSSSPQDTVCEIDGHWDRTVSLKDVGSGEVSVLYDAKSAIGNLTTPEVKDQEGLSPSESALVWGEVSEAILAKDWEKASEAKRRVEDTARKLEKERNEKGEVWMPKHFSLSQDKNGSWECWPLDKSVRPAPIIVPSS